In Puntigrus tetrazona isolate hp1 chromosome 23, ASM1883169v1, whole genome shotgun sequence, the DNA window GATTTAACGTTTATTAAAACctaagaagtgtgtgtgtgttgcaccGGTGGCTTAACAACACAACTTTAATGGAGTGTTAAGTTGACCTAGTTGCTTTGGCTCTTGCAATACAGTGTCTATACATGAAGAGCCATACTACCTTTCTTGACTGTAacttcctgctttttttttttttttttttttttttttttaatttccttccTAAAACTTCCTCTCCTGTACTATCCATAAGTGATATCTGCCTCCTGCAGTTTATGGAAATACCCTTTAATCTGATATGTCATTGTTCACCCATTGTGCTGTAACAAATCAGACCAGACAGGTTTGTCGTGGCCTGCCTGAGAACACAGAAATCTGCCTGTAAATACTTTTCAAAATGCCCAtttaataaagactttttaaataacGCCTCTGGagattatttttcaaaatattttagagaGGAAATTTTTGCATTATACATCTTGTCCTCTTCTGGTTGCCACTATGTGTCAAAATTTGCCGCAAAGTGTCTCATTACAGTTAATGTTGATAAATGTTGCAGTaacttagaaaaaaaatcacttttatgtGGTAACACGGCTGTGCATGCACTGtgacattttgagaaaaattatatattgattatCAGTTAATCGCCCAGCCCTGGATTAAATTTAAGctctaaatgaaaattctaccctatttaataaatgcatattgatattttgtaaatttatcCACAGCCGGGGGGGGGTATGTTTCCACCCCTTGTCTAAATCAACCGGGACACCCTTTCAAAATACTTCAAGGTTTTTATTcttcattcatgttttatattagAAATACCATCACAAACAGTTCATTCTTAATGCTGCATGATGAGTTTTGTGCCATATATAATAGGCAGACAAGGACAACACCTGCTACTCATACCTCACTAGTGCACCGAGAGGTGGTATCAGATCTTTGGCAACCCTGGATATTTGATTCGGAAGAGCTGAAATTGTAAAGCAGGAGGTAGGTGTTAGCTAACACCGATGACGGAGCACTGTGTTGGAAACAAGGGTTGGTTTAGAGGCGGCCATGAGGGCGTTTCTGCGAGCTCTACGTCCAAGCGTTTGTACTGCTTTTTGGACTTGCGTTTTCCTCTGGGGTTGCGAAGGCAGTTCAGGGCTCCTTGGTCAATAAGAAACTGCGAAGAGAAACGGCTTTGCGGTTACTGATATCTGTAGCGCGTTTCAAATGCTGTGTGGTAATATGCGCGTTCGTCTTTACCTCGAGCATGTAGCATATGAAGAAGTTGAGCGCAGCTACAGCCACCAGCAACAGTTTATACTTCATATCGTTGATGTCATAGAGCTGCAGGACTTGATGGATGATGGTGTGACGAAAAAGGACCAGCCAGCTCATAAGCGCAAAGAAGACCAGCAGAGCACCTACAAACAAAACTAAGAGAAAACATaagttaaacataaatattaggCTTAGCCCACGGTTagcatttcctttaaaaatcactaaaattataaaatggctATTGAGACTGAGAGatgaaaattatataaaagttatattatattttagtcaactaaaacataaatttaACCTGATCCCAAACTGCCatcaaaaactattaaaatcatCTGGATTCAGTCAGATTTATTGAACATCGTTTGTTTATTCCATTGTTTTATGTTGCTTCATAAAAGCctagatttataataataatgcggTCAAGTGTTAAACGGCAAGGTCAAAGCTTAAATTCTTACAATTGTAATACAGTGGTTTTTTGTAAGGATATCCTTTGGTTATCACAACAGACATGATGATGTACTGGAATCCCGATAAGGCAAATACGCTTGTGTCCTCCATGTTGGGCAAGTTCGCAGCCCCCGTCACAGTGGAATTTAGAGGCACATACCTGAAAACAACCGTAGTTATAAAACAACAGTTGTATACAAAGCTGCAGAGATTTATGTTTCCTAAAATCTAGGTGTTAGCTGCTTACCAGTCTTGTGATACAGTGATAAGCAGGGCAGACACCTGGGCTAGGATCAGCAGCACGGTGTGCAGCAGTAAAGTAGACAGGACTGGGAGAGACAGAAGACTGGCAGCGGGTCGCCGGGGGTGGAGCTCATCGCTGGGACCTCCCCGTCCCATCACTATAGCCAAAACGGTCACCAAAACCAAATCAAAGAAGAGGAACTGCAAGTCTCCCAAGTTTGTTTTCTCCTACAAACGACAAAATAAGCCACATAATTAACATGCCATAATTACGTCAGTGTATAGTTGGATATTCAATTTAgctgattacattttttttttaaattgacagcCAAACACTCACAGTGTAGAGAATAAGTACAGAGGCAAACTGGATCAGGCTGTACAAAGCCATGTACTTGAAAAGACTGAATGATGTCACCAGTGAACACCTGCCTTCcctgttttttaacaaattacacattagattttataataataataataataataataataataataataatcaacaatCCCCATCATAagttactaattattattattgtaaatacaaacaaaaacattgttttacatattatacattgtattatacattgatattattatagaaataaatattatataaatattatataataataacaacttaaacacaatattaaatacattattattattattattaaatacaataataattgttgctgtaattattataaattgtatataataatttataaatacataagattacaaaacagcaatataaattattataatacctTAGGTCAAggatacaatatttaataaattgtttatcattattactattatttacaacaatttattaaatgtaattaacaacaacaaattataatgaataaaatatatattgattaaattgtatattgacaaaatacatatattgaTCTTAATATAATACCTTATATTaagtgaccctggaccacaaaaccagtcataagtgtcaatttttcaaaagttagatttatacatcatctgaaagctttccactgatatatggtttgttaggataggacaatatttgctcaagatacaactatttaaaatctggaatctgagggtgcaaaaagaATATCagctttaaatgtatattactaatcaaaaattaagttttattacatttacagtaggaaattcaCCAAAAAATCTTGGAATATGGAATATGATCTTTAAGTaatatgctaatgatttttggcatacaaTGTCATTGCTACAAACATACCCCATCGACTTacggttttgtggtccagggtcacatttattattaaatttctaCATAAAATCTGTGCATTTGTTATTTACTTGATGAGTAGAGGCACGCAGCTAATGTTGTTAGACTTGGATGTGAAAGGAGACGCCACAGACGCCTCAGCCTCAGACAACGACACACCCACATCAGCGGCCCTCAGTGCTCCGCAGTCATTGGCTCCATCGCCACACATGCCCACCCTGTAACTACACGCTCAATGTTACAAAGCCCCGCTAACAAACTACACATGGCTCTCGAAGCAATGTACAACACCACAAACACTGGACTCACTTGAGTTTCTGCAGTGCTTTGACCAGCTGGGTTTTCTGGTCTGGGGTCATGCGGGCGTACACGGTTCCCCTCATCAGAATCTGCAACACAAAAACAACGAGCACCGTCACTCtccagaaaatgcatttgtgcacacgggtctaaaattagaacgGATCAATGCTCCTAAAACTTAATCTAAGTCACCTTGGGCAGATATTCAGGGAAATGATCACAAAGTGCTGCAAAGGACATTCCATTTATAGCCAAATGATAGCCGGCACCGTTTTGGTAGAGATCCTTGCGGTACAGGAAGAGGACATATTAATCTTTTTGCTGTtgtgaattaataaaaactctGCGTAGACACTACTACGTGATATGTCAGTGGTAACATTTGTAAAGCACTTAAAAGGTCAAATAAGCAAACCTGCGCTGGAATATCAATAGCCTCCTGAGTATTAATGGTGGTTACTGCACCATCTCCTTGATGAAACTGCAGCGAGGCCATTGGACTGGCGGTAGGGGGCGATGCGTGAACAAAAATAACCTTCTCATGTGACGGCACCATTCCACACGCACGTGCTACATTCACAGCCGTGAGAATATTGTCACCTGATAGAGCAGAAAAACAGCATGACCAATCGTTTTCGCTTGAACGCTTTATTTTGTGTCCATAAAGATACCGAGAAGCCAACATAAACAATTATTGGAATGTATAGTGACAATGTAACTAGGCCTTAAGCAAATCGTGGTTATAACTGCACACTATAAGGTTTTTTAGATTACGCTTGTTATTTTTGGACGTACCTGTAACCATAACAGGCCGTAATTGTGCCAGTTTAAGTGTGCGAATGACTTCTGCGCTCTCTGGCTTCACCTGGTTCTTCATTACTAACAGGCCCAGGAAGCTCATGTTTTTCTCCACCTCCACCCTGCAAGTCAACATTTACTGTGAACATGAGGAAGCAGGCATGCATCCGTCTTTTTTTACAGAtctatttattatgaataataagtTAAATACAGCAATTATCAAATGTTTGTGGTCAGTAgccttttttaaacaacatttttacatttactcaacaaggatgcattaaagaaatattttaagtataattaattaattaataacaaaacaaaaaatacttcagcgGTAATTCAAGCaagaatgtattaaattaaattaatgatagcaataacattttcaatgttaaaaaaaaatatttcaaatcatattcatactaaaataaaaaagtataataatttccacaaaaatattaagcaacacaactgttttcgaAGTTAACATGTGATACTTAAACACTACATTAAAGTGCTATTTAAGTAgcattttaaatagtagtaataataatatttcacgttTTACTGACTTAACAGAAACAGCATAACAGAAACAAATCTTACCAATCCCCAATCTTTgaatgctttattgtttttgaaacaaaacagcTGACCTTTCGACAGTGCTTAGGTTAGTCTCCTTAGTGAGATGCTTGTAGGCAAATCCAAGTACCCTGAAGCCCTGGCTGGCATACTCCCGGAGAATGGGTGAAAAATGAGATGGCACTGTCACAAGGAGAGCACAAAGACAGAACAAAACTGAGTGCGAAAATAAATAGGCAGTGTTCCACACGCTCCTGCTCTTTCTTCTCAAGGTGGTAAAAGAACCAGGACAAGGTTTAAGAGTCAGGTCCTCACCACTTTCTCTAAGGCACAAGCTGGCAACTATTTCAGGTGCTCCTTTAAGGAACGCCACAGGAGACGCTCCACCTGGACCCACGGTCACAACACTCATCCTTTGCAAAGAAGAGGAAAATGGGAATCGCCGTATGATCGCCACTGGCTGACTGACAGACTGAAAAACAGGAGGAGGACAGGAACATCATGATTAAAACATTATCCTTATCCAGTATCTGTGGGATGAAGATagttcaaacaaaaatgaatatcatCTACATGCCGTTACAAACCTCTGGACTAGAtaatttgaagaatgttgggGTCCAAACAGCACTAACTTTGAATTGTATAAACAAAAGAAgttttaactaatatatatatatatatatatatatatatatatatatatatatatatatatatatatatatatatatatatatatatatatatatatatatatatatatatatatatatatatatatacacacatatataaaatctgttgtcttcttttgtgttccacggcAGAGATGAAAGGCATTCAGGTTTGGCTGAagtaaaaaattatgattttttttttttgttgagctTTAGTTCATAATCAGGCTCCAACATTTCCTTTTGTGACACAGTGaccattttcttgttttgtatatGAATCAACTTACATTTCCTTGTGACAGGAGGTCAGATGCAGGAGGTCTCATCACTGCTAGCACTCTGTGTTTGCCAAATTCAGAATCAAGTGCCATCTCATTCTCTGGCTCTGTCAGTTCCTGCAAAATGACATAAAACCAATTAatcaaaacacagattcataTATATCTGTCATATGTAAAAGACTTAAAGAAATGAGATGCAAATAGCTAAAATCATTACTATccacaatgttgttccaaacctgtatgactttatttgtttaatggaACCCAAAAGGACCAGTTACCTTTACGCTGTTTTTTGTCACTTCTGAAATTTGTCAAACGCTGTTCAATTTCAACGTATTGACCAGAGCTACTGATATGTATCTTATTCTGAACAGTTAGTCATCACTGATGTCCACTgtataaacaaaacagacatttcttAGATTGTCTTTCATGTTCCACGTAAAAAAAGGAtgcatgcaggtttggaatgacatggcgGTGAATAGATAAGgaaactttacatttacatatttggcTGAACTCTCTCTTTAGGAACATAAAAGGCTGTGAGAAACCAGCTATTACCCATCCAGTAGATTCTATCATTTTGAGCTCCAGTGGGTCTCCGAGCGCTTGACCCCCCAGCAAAGCCAAACAATGGCAGGAGGCAAGTGCAGAGAGCATCAGTCCAGGAGGGAGAAAAAGAGGGTCAGGGACCAACTCACTAAATACTGCTCCACTCACTTCCATCACGCCCCACACATCTAGACCCTCCTCTGTAAGAGTGCCGGTCTGAAATGATCACAGAATTCAGTCAATATATTATATGGTGATATGATATGGTATATAATACAACGCTTTCATTGAACTAAATGCTAAGAAAATTTCACTCTAacaagtatacacacacacacacacacactattatatatatatatatatatatatatatatatatatatatatatatatatatatatatatatatatatatggatgttAGACAGCAGCACATATAGAGAGTTCTCATCATTTGACAGGATGTTTAGTAAGAAAGCAGAGATGATAAGCAAATAAAAGCAGAGATCTTATCAGTCAGGGCTAAACCTCTCTTGCACTATGCTGCAACCTCTAACaaacttatttatttcactttgaaactacatgatgCTTGCAagaattaaataatatgtttaataatgaaGGGATTTATTTAGAATAGATAGCTTTTGCTCTCGCTACATCCTAAAagtccttaaaaaaaatctctcttttGTTGAAAAAGgtgcatttgttgtttttaattaaccaTGTTAATTAGATTATGTGCAAGGGCCAGTGACGTGGGGTAAAGAAGATGTCTATTGGACTAGCACAGGGCAACGATGGGCAACCATTGCACAAACAGAAGTCTGCACTGAGCAATAAAACTAAGTTTATTTTAACaacctgaatgtttggctttgAATAGACAAATATAGGATTAAGCAAAGGCTTAAACCTAATATGCCTGTGTTTAACCTTCCCTCCACAAGATATGAATCATCAGCACAGCATTTATAATGAAGCGATAAAGACAGTACCTTGTTCTCTCACCTTATCAAAACAGAAAAGTGATGTCTTGCCACAGATATTAATGCGAGGTGGGCTGATGCAGAACACCCCGTGACGCTTCAGCCGATTCTGGGCGTAGATAGTGGCTGTAGTTAAAGCAGCAGGAAGAGCAGGTGGAACTATTATTGTCACAATATCCAGAGACCGGATGACTAGGTCCTGCCAGTTTGTCTGATGACAGAAAAAGTGGATGCACAGTGAAATTAAAAGAATCCTGACAATTTGTAACAGTTTTTATTACGAAAGCATCTGAAACCTAATTTCTACAGAAAAGAATCTTTAACTAACACTAGAGGGAAGTACttaaaagtactaaaaaaacacacacaaaaaaagtttgagGTTAAAACTACTTACATTGCTCTTTGAAAGTATCACAATGCTATAAATAGTGCCGATCAGAGCTGAAATACAGACATTCACATCAATGAAGgcacatattctgcattatGAGACTAACAGAAACAAATTTCATTATTTCGCATATATACACAAAGCTTGAAAATAACCCAGCTTACCCATAAGTCCTAGAAATAGTAGGAACTTCATAGCATCCTTGTAGAAGCGAAAGTCTAATGGCTGAGGGTAAAGGATAGAGCTAATAAGATCTCCTTTGGCAGTAAAAAACCCTGAGGAACATAAACGGAAGTTGCtttcatgagaaaaaaaagaaagcaagaaagaaagcaaaaatgaaagtcattttaTGGCTTTTCTGTCGTCTACATActctactgttcaaaagtctctaatgctcatcaagggctgcattcatttggtaaaatatagtgaaaataGTAATACTTGGAACTAATATCACAGTTTAAAATTCCTTTtaattcaagattttttttttatcagtactGAAATCagtatgtttaatatttttctggaaaCAGCAAGAAATTCATTCTGGATTCTTTGATAATTAGAAAAACAGAATAtacttaaaatagtaatattttatatcattaaatcACTAATAAGgaattaaatgcattcttgcacaagattaataattgtaatctttattcaaatttattacCAAAcgtttgaacggtagtgtacaAATCAACGacgacaaaaataaaaacatttatttctaagTCACCTGTTCGTGTTACAACAGCAACAGCCCCATTCCCAGCAGACCTGCCTCCTTTGGCTTGGATGAGCTGTGTGCCACAAAACAAAGTGTGTCTGCGTTGAGACTCTGGACTGTACGCGGCTTCAGACACAGACAATGGCATCTTCATCACTGGTATGCTCTCACCTGTCAGCGAGCACAGAACAAAAAGTTAGAACAGAGAGACGGAAAAGCATCTAAACGCATGTAGATTTACTGCAATGCATGTTTTCAGAGGTGGTCCCTCACCAGTCAGCATGCTTTCATTCACCATGCACTCCCCTGCCAGCAGGGCAGCGTCGCAGGGCAGAAGCAAGCCCTCGGCTGGAATCACAATACAGTCCCCTGGAACCAGCTCCTCAGAACTCAAACACTCTTCCTCTggaaatcaaacaaacaaataaaaatagcaaaaaatagcAACATTGGAAACACTGCTCATTTCTGTCTATGATAAGCAGCTTCACCTCCCGTGTCTCTGCGTACGGTCACGTTCACAATCAGCTGAGCCATGCGGCGAAGAGTGGTGCTTTGCTGGAGACACAAAACGCGATCCCACACCATTTAAATTCACGAAACAACAAAAGAGCTCTGAACGCTTAACcatgcaaattatatttttataccttACGGATCTCATAAAGGGACACGCCGATTGAAATTAAGGATATGATTAGGATGCAAGCGGCATAATAATAGTATCTGTCTGACATCCACAGAATGATGCTGAACACCTGAAATATGTAGAACGGATTgagaacctgaaaaaaaaaacaacaacaacaaataaataaataaaaacacagaaaagatcAATATGTGAACCTTTCACAAAGCATTTCATTTGCAAATCAAGTGAATGCCGCTGTTAAATTAACATGCAATATattgattttacaaaaaaaaccaatgGAGAAGAGGTCTACCTCCTCAAAGAGAAGTTGTAAATAAGACTTCACAGGTACGTCTGATGATATTGGCCCCAAAAATCTGCTTTCTGTAGGACAAAGAATGTGTAAGGCAAAAAGCAGTTACGTTCATTGTTCATTTAGGCATTAAAAGGGTACAACAGACCTTGTGCTCTGGTCTGCTTTACTCAGTCCTTGCTGTCGGCCATGCAGGTCAGCGCAAGTCCAACCTTCACTGAGAATGCTGGAGACAGAAGATCATTTACTACCTCACAATTTCAGACAGCTTTAGAACCATTGAGAGAGGAAACCAACACATACATAAAAGACACATGAAACAGTACCTTGCTTTGCAAAAGGATCCTTTTCTGGCAATCCATATGTAGCGCATGCCCTCAAAAATATAGTATCTGAGCAATGTTTTctagatgaaagaaaaacaatatacGATCAAGCAGACTCAAAATGTACAATACACCCTCTGTTTAGACTGCCCGTGTGTTACCTTTTCACTGTGCAGCTGTACAGTGTCTCTCCATTCATTCTCATCCACTTCTCCTACTGCCAGCTCCAAACTGGAGAAGTTCAAGAGTTAAATGAATAGCTCTAAAAATGTTACACaataatctataaatatataattaatgtagaaacaattaaataaaagtaattaatttttaattacatttttttaaaattaaaaacagaataaatgcaTGCGAGTATAACAAATATTTccatgacagaaataaatgtttttaaattatatattaccaTTTAAACAGTATAGACTTTTAGATTTATgttataatgaaaacattttgtaatgggattaaaatgaaaaaattaaacattttgtttacctttttttacAAACTTTCAATTTTGGaggtaaaatgaaataaaaataaaaatataaatataaatatagcgCTATGTTATAGGTTTGTACCTTCACAACTGACAGTAAAACGGaagttacaaattattttaaaagcaaagaagGAGTTAACAAGCAGCTGGTTCCTTTACGAAAGAAACTTTTATagcacataaatacaaaaaggaGAAACATGAGTAATACATGCACTGCTGGCCTCACCTGCCTTCCTCAATCTCCTCAGTAAGCACATCTACAACGAACTGCTGTCCATATCGGTCCtatcataaacaaacaaaaaaatacccCTCCTTATTATGAAAAAGCTGTGATTCGCTGTATATAACAACCAGCATCTAAAGTCTCAGTTAAACGAGCTTCAATAcctttaacagtaaaacatctgCCAATGAGACAGGACAGGATTTGCagcgggccaggatgccgaggcGAGGGCGCCAGTTGAAGAGCACTAAGAGCAGGCCTAAAGAACACACCGCCCCAATACGGCACAACCACACCCTCCAGCACACCCATCTGTACCCCTGAACATCCTTAGAAACAAGTCACACGATAAAATGACCAGCTCCGGAATaactaaaaactttaaaaacattttcacaacaTGGTACCATATGCGAGACGTCACCGAGCTCCTCGGGTCTTGGATCCTTTATGAGGGGTTCTGTGTCTGGGGAGGTCACCCCATCCAGCCCCGGACCACAGCTCCCTAAAACACAAGATCCGCAATTAGTCCTGTTGAGCAGTGGTTGCTCAAGACATTAATGCAAACACACTTTATAGCCCGTGTAGCGTGCACTCCCTTTTTGTAAATACAAGAATAGGCTCTACCGTCAATACATGGCGTCAGTAGGGTACACCACTGCTTGTAATGTTCATATCAAACACATCCACGCTGTAACTGACATGCTGGCACTGTCACGCTGGGCAAAACTAAGGTTTGATAAGAGGTTTTAAAAGGTTAAGGACGAGAAACTagagtttttccttttttcggGTCATGCGCTTGCTTTGCGATGTttccacacaaacaaaaatgctgaCTTTCACTTCACAAACGCTTCCTTCGTACAAAAGTGAGAAACCACACAACTACAAACTGTTGCCACAAACAACTCGGTTTTTTCAGCATTCCAAGATTTAATGGCATCTTCAGACACTACAA includes these proteins:
- the atp13a2 gene encoding LOW QUALITY PROTEIN: cation-transporting ATPase 13A2 (The sequence of the model RefSeq protein was modified relative to this genomic sequence to represent the inferred CDS: deleted 1 base in 1 codon) encodes the protein MDSPGMGSCGPGLDGVTSPDTEPLIKDPRPEELGDVSHMDVQGYRWVCWRVWLCRIGAVCSLGLLLVLFNWRPRLGILARCKSCPVSLADVLLLKDRYGQQFVVDVLTEEIEEGSLELAVGEVDENEWRDTVQLHSEKKTLLRYYIFEGMRYIWIARKGSFCKASILSEGWTCADLHGRQQGLSKADQSTRKQIFGANIIDVPVKSYLQLLFEEVLNPFYIFQVFSIILWMSDRYYYYAACILIISLISIGVSLYEIRKQSTTLRRMAQLIVNVTVRRDTGEEECLSSEELVPGDCIVIPAEGLLLPCDAALLAGECMVNESMLTGESIPVMKMPLSVSEAAYSPESQRRHTLFCGTQLIQAKGGRSAGNGAVAVVTRTGFFTAKGDLISSILYPQPLDFRFYKDAMKFLLFLGLMALIGTIYSIVILSKSNTNWQDLVIRSLDIVTIIVPPALPAALTTATIYAQNRLKRHGVFCISPPRINICGKTSLFCFDKTGTLTEEGLDVWGVMEVSGAVFSELVPDPLFLPPGLMLSALASCHCLALLGGQALGDPLELKMIESTGWELTEPENEMALDSEFGKHRVLAVMRPPASDLLSQGNSVSQPVAIIRRFPFSSSLQRMSVVTVGPGGASPVAFLKGAPEIVASLCLRESVPSHFSPILREYASQGFRVLGFAYKHLTKETNLSTVERVEVEKNMSFLGLLVMKNQVKPESAEVIRTLKLAQLRPVMVTGDNILTAVNVARACGMVPSHEKVIFVHASPPTASPMASLQFHQGDGAVTTINTQEAIDIPAQDLYQNGAGYHLAINGMSFAALCDHFPEYLPKILMRGTVYARMTPDQKTQLVKALQKLNYRVGMCGDGANDCGALRAADVGVSLSEAEASVASPFTSKSNNISCVPLLIKEGRCSLVTSFSLFKYMALYSLIQFASVLILYTEKTNLGDLQFLFFDLVLVTVLAIVMGRGGPSDELHPRRPAASLLSLPVLSTLLLHTVLLILAQVSALLITVSQDWYVPLNSTVTGAANLPNMEDTSVFALSGFQYIIMSVVITKGYPYKKPLYYNFLFVGALLVFFALMSWLVLFRHTIIHQVLQLYDINDMKYKLLLVAVAALNFFICYMLEFLIDQGALNCLRNPRGKRKSKKQYKRLDVELAETPSWPPLNQPLFPTQCSVIGVS